The segment CGCTCGGCATCGCCTGGCTGGCGCTGTGGCCGATGCCGCGTGTGGTGCGGCTGGGCGTGCTGACGCTCGCCGGGCTGGCGCTGCTGGCGACCGCCGGCATCGCCGCCTATCACGTCGGCGTCGAATGGAAGTGGTGGCCCGGGCCGGACACCTGCACGCCCGGGCGCACCACCCTGGGGCTGAGCCTCGACGAGCTCAAGCGGCGCATCATGGGCACGCCGATGGTGCGCTGCGACACCGCGCCGTGGTCGATGCTCGGCCTGTCGATGGCCGGCTGGAACGGCGTCGCCTCGCTGCTGCTCGGCGTCGGCGCGCTGTCGTTGACGTG is part of the Alphaproteobacteria bacterium genome and harbors:
- a CDS encoding disulfide bond formation protein B, which codes for MLILLGSGGLLLGALAFQYLGEMPPCVLCYWQRYGHIAALGIAWLALWPMPRVVRLGVLTLAGLALLATAGIAAYHVGVEWKWWPGPDTCTPGRTTLGLSLDELKRRIMGTPMVRCDTAPWSMLGLSMAGWNGVASLLLGVGALSLTWRR